The Brassica oleracea var. oleracea cultivar TO1000 chromosome C7, BOL, whole genome shotgun sequence sequence TGGACCCGACCCGAAACATTAAAGAACCGAAAACAATTCGGGTATTAATGGGTACAAGAAAAATAGACCCGAACCGACCCGGACCCGACAAGACCCGACCCGGAACCGACCCGAATTTTTAAAAGTACCTATGTGGGTCCAAATCTCCAGGACCCGAAGGACCCGGACCCGAAAAGACCCGACCCGAACCCGACCCGAGGACCCGGATGCCCAGGCCTAACTAGGTCTTTGGCTCATCCACGCCAGCTTGTCGTTTTCTACCAATCTTCATCATATATCTCCTCGAATACTTATCCTCTTAACACTAACACAAGATTCGTAGACAGAGATAGTTGTGGTACACTAACGCAGCTACTCCATCTATGGATATGTCCGAGGGTTAATATATTATTCACAAACTCTAATCTGTATGCGATATACAACCCTACCACGAGACAAAACGTTTTGTTGCCCCTGGTCGGATAGTCTAAAGAAAACAAAGCCTTAGACGATGAACTTTCTTCGTTAGATCCAGCTGGGAAATGTTACTTTGTCCCGGACGAATACCATCATGGATTCTTTGGATATGATTCAGTTAAGAATCAGTAACGCCCTCGTCCACAGCTAATGAACCACCCACGCCTGCTCATTCGATCTGTGGGCCCCATCCTATCTGACGGACAATGCGTTAATTTTCCGAAGGTCCGAAAGTCTTGTTTACTAACCATGCAATCACCATCCGACCTTTCTCCGTGCTTTGGCCTCACTCGCATGGTATCGCGAATGACTTCCCGATAGGTATCCCATCTTTCCACTACTCTAGTCCAAGCACGATTAACTCTGAAGTTCTAAATAAATGTATGACAGAAAATGTAAGTCAACTTTGATGACATAGATAGCCAAATCAATTCTCTTAAACTTTTTCCATATATCACAACTCGGGACGTTACAGAATCAATACAAAGTCTTGCGTTTTGTTGAAGGGACAAGAATTAGCGATTATTCTTGTAAGGTTATAACATTTGGAGGTGGTCTAAGTATAAAATACTGGAGAAAGATTGAAAATCAAGTCGATATCCCTCCACCGAGGAGTAATGGTGTGTGCATCAATGGGATTATCTATTACCTAGGAGGCACATAGTGTATTGGTATTAGGGAGGTTCGACGTTAGGTTTGAGAGATTTGATCATATCCAGATGCCCATAGATGTGGCGATGAATCAGTTGGAGGAGTTGAGTTTAGTAAACTACCAAGGGAAACTAGGATGCACGTTTTACAGCAAAGATAGAGCAGAGGTGTGGGTTATGAAAGATCATGGCAGCGAGAAACATGAATGGTCTAAGGTTACTATTGACATGTCTCTTCCTGATATGTTAAAGAAAACGTTAAGCGAGAATGAATAGTGACACCGGTCCCCAAGGGGGAGTGTTACGAAAGTCAAAAAAAGGGAGGAGGAGCCGATTATGTTGAAAATATAAAAAGATGTGGGGTCCGCTGCACTATTTGCACAGTAAATCCTACTTCTATATAAACGATCAATTCGATCGTTTATAAATGATCATTCACTCTTCTCTTCTCTCTATAATAAACTCTTTTTATCAGTGTTATAAATTCTACAGGTATAAATTTTACCCTTATTTAAATTCCCGCGATACAATAAAATTTCAATTCTTTTCGTAACAGTTTTGACCACGTGTTTTCCATATATTTTTTTGTTTAAAATCTTAACTTTTTCTGTTACAAAAAAAATCTTAACTTTTTACAAACATGTTATTCTTACAACTGTTTCTTCTTCTTCTTCAACGTGTATCACAACCCCAACATACAGTGTGTTTTTTTTTGACGGCCCCCAACATACAGTGTTATAGGAAATTATTTTGTCTCAGTTATATTATTATTATTTCTTCTGTTTTATGATTTTAGTTTTTTTTATTTTCATGATATCAAATGATTTTTTTTTATGATGTGAAATATTGTTCGCTCCCAACTTTTAATTTCATTCAAGACACTTATTTTCAAGGACGACCAGAGCCGGTCTTGACAATTATATGGCTAGAAGCAGCATATAAAAATGTGGCCTATACATATTACCTGATTTTAATTATTTTTTAAAAAACTATAAAGGGGCATCAAACCCTCAACATGTTATAAATATAGCAACCGCTCAAACAATAAAGCTAATAAGACTTGTTGTAAAAATGTGGCCGGTAAAATACATAATCTCCTGGAGACTGGAAGCACACGCTTCTCTCGCTTCCGTCAAGGGCCGGCTCTGAGGACGACCCTAATGATGCATAATGCATGATGCACTATTTAATTCACAGTAGTATCTATAGTTCACCATAGACGAACCTAGTAATCTCTATATAGATTATCTAGTTTAGAAATCTACAACTACAACACATGGTTTAGTTAACTGTCATTCTCTCTAAATTAAGTCTGAATTCCGCATATATATTTCTAATTAAAAACAGTAATTTTTTTCTAGTTTAGAAAATACTAAATTTTTGCCAATAACAAAAGCGTTTCATTATTAAATTCAATTATACTAATATTAAATGTAATATATACGAGTATAATAAATTATCAAGTCATACTTCTCTGTAAGACAACTAAGTACCACCAACCATTAGTTAGTCGTGGGTTTTGGTTAGTCTCGGTTGCTACCCTAAATCCATATCCAATAATTGGTTTCAATGTTTCCTTTAAAATTGAACTATTTTCAAAATTTTCTAAAGGAAAAAGGAAGTAATGTTTTTTCTAAGAGAAATTTCATAGTTAGCCATTTTTATTTTTTTCCGATAAAAGAATCTATAAGAAAGAAAATGATCAAAGTAAAATTTTTCCTTCTTTGATTCTTCCTAAATGGAATCAAAAAAATTTGAAAACAATATTTTCATGCTCAATGTTAACCTTTGGAAGTGAATTTTCTCTACTAACTTCAAATGGTATTTCAAGATCACGAATATCCTTAATTTTCATATTATGTAAAATTATACAAATATCAATTATACTATATGTATCACATATATATTTTTCTAAAACCAAACTAACTATTTCCCAATTAAAAATCGTGACTAGAAAGCTTCAAAAGCATGTTTCATACCAAATTTAGCAAAAAAAGCATGTTTCATATCTATATGGCATACTTTTAATATATTTAATATATGCTTTTGTATATTTATTACTTTAAATTAATTAGATGAAAGTAATAGTATAAATTTTATAATTAGTTGAAATTTTTTAATACAGGTCATTTATTTAAGAAAAAATAAAATTAAAGACTAGTTTATCATTAAAATTATTTTTTGCGAAAGTATTTTTTCAAATTTGAAAAAAAAAATACCATTAGCCCACTTGAACAAAATTTCTTAAAAATGAAACAAAAAATGAAAAAATGAGACGCTATCAAAGATCTAAATATTTATAATATACATTAATGGTAAAAGAAAAAAAAATCATTTCGTTGTTAACTAACTATGTACAAATGTTTTTGTATTTTGAAAAATATTTCTAATAGTAATATATAGTATATTTATCGGGGAAAACAACTCTATACAATTTTGATGTCAGTTGTGTACTTGTTATTTATGGTAAAGCTAGAAGTCATCGCACAAGGAATCATACATAGCTGTTTAAGAGATAAATAACTATATTGAATAGTAAATTCATAATCATATATATGATTGTGTAAAGAATCAGATTTTTGTCGGCAAATGATAACTTATGCCAATACCATCTCATTACAACCAGACCACAATTCATAGGTAAACATTTTTTCTCATCCATATAAAATCATATAACTCTCGACCTCTGCTTCCCATTAAACTCAAAACTTCAAACGCAATGGCAACCATTCATCTAACTCTAGCTCCTCTCCTCATCCTCGCCGCTGTCTTCCTCTCCACGGAGATAACTGCTCAGCCCGCTGCTCCAGCTCCTGGTCCTGCCGCTCCGACCAACATCACGGCGATCCTTGAAAAAGGCGGTCAATTCGCTACTTTTATCCATCTTTTAAACACAACACGAGTCGGAAACCAAATCAACATCCAAGTCAACAGCTCATCAGAAGGCATGACCGTGTTTGCACCAACAGACAACGCTTTCCAAAACCTTAAACCGGGAACCCTAAACAAACTAAGCTACGACGACCAAGTCAAACTCATTCTTTACCATGTTAGTCCCAAGTTCTACACATTGGATGATCTTCTCTCCGTAAGTAACCCGGTAAGGACTCAAGCTTCAGGACGAGACGGCGCGGTATATGGACTTAATTTCACCAGTCAAGGGAACCAAGTCAACGTTTCAACCGGTTTCGTTGAAACACGTGTCAGTAATGCATTAAGAAAAGAACGTCCTCTTGCGGTTTACGTGGTGGACATGGTATTGTTGCCGGAGGAGATGTTTGGAGAAAACAAGGTCTCACCAGCTGCACCTGGTCCAAAATCAAATTCTCCTGATGTCTCCGATGACCAAGAGAAAGCAGGGGCTCCATCGGATAAGTCTGGCTGCGGTGAGATGAAGGCTGGATTAGGGTTGGCTCTTGGACTTGTTTTCTTATGTTTGAAACTCGTCGTTTGATTTGGGTTTCTATATGTTTTTTTTCTTAATTTGTTTTTATATATTTTATTTTATTGTGGATTGTTATAAAAGAAATTTTGTTGGATATGATGCATGGATTGAAAACTGAAATAAGAGGTTAAATTTCAAATTGTGCGTATATGATTATAGAACTTTTGGTGTGAATCTTA is a genomic window containing:
- the LOC106305160 gene encoding fasciclin-like arabinogalactan protein 9; the protein is MATIHLTLAPLLILAAVFLSTEITAQPAAPAPGPAAPTNITAILEKGGQFATFIHLLNTTRVGNQINIQVNSSSEGMTVFAPTDNAFQNLKPGTLNKLSYDDQVKLILYHVSPKFYTLDDLLSVSNPVRTQASGRDGAVYGLNFTSQGNQVNVSTGFVETRVSNALRKERPLAVYVVDMVLLPEEMFGENKVSPAAPGPKSNSPDVSDDQEKAGAPSDKSGCGEMKAGLGLALGLVFLCLKLVV